The Palleronia sp. THAF1 genome window below encodes:
- a CDS encoding carbohydrate ABC transporter permease has protein sequence MTGPHVWRNVARLSLLLIVASFVLAPLWATVMGGFKTNAEIRTAAFAVPDAFNTEFYGAILSDPAFWRYLGNSMLISSAAVILTLIVGSAAAYVFAQIKFFGSNFLFSYLLLGLMFPFATAILPLFIKIRDIGLLDTYWAVILPQTAFGLSLAILLFRTFFAQLPKELFEAAYIDGCGYVRFFLKFTLPLSTPILATVGVFVFVQSWNNFLLPLVVLNSREVFTWPLGMMQYRGEFVTQWNQTLAFVTLSLVPAVVFFLAAQKYIVAGLTGGAVKG, from the coding sequence ATGACCGGTCCGCATGTCTGGCGCAATGTCGCGCGGCTGTCCCTTTTGCTGATCGTGGCCAGCTTCGTGCTCGCCCCGCTCTGGGCGACCGTAATGGGCGGCTTCAAGACGAACGCCGAAATCCGCACCGCCGCCTTTGCCGTGCCGGATGCTTTCAACACAGAGTTCTACGGCGCGATCCTAAGCGATCCGGCGTTCTGGCGGTATCTTGGCAACTCCATGCTGATCTCATCGGCGGCGGTGATCCTGACGCTGATCGTCGGCTCGGCTGCGGCTTACGTCTTCGCGCAGATCAAGTTCTTCGGCTCGAACTTCCTGTTCTCCTACCTGCTGCTGGGACTGATGTTCCCCTTCGCTACGGCGATCCTGCCCCTGTTCATCAAGATCCGAGACATCGGCCTGCTTGATACCTATTGGGCCGTGATCCTGCCGCAGACGGCCTTCGGCCTCAGCCTTGCCATCCTGCTGTTCCGCACCTTCTTCGCGCAACTCCCGAAAGAGCTGTTCGAGGCCGCCTACATCGACGGCTGCGGATACGTTCGCTTCTTCCTGAAATTTACGCTGCCACTGTCGACCCCGATCCTGGCAACGGTGGGCGTGTTCGTCTTCGTGCAAAGCTGGAACAATTTCCTGCTGCCGCTGGTCGTTCTGAACTCGCGCGAGGTGTTCACCTGGCCGCTTGGCATGATGCAGTACCGCGGCGAGTTCGTGACCCAGTGGAACCAGACGCTCGCATTCGTCACGCTGTCGCTGGTTCCGGCGGTCGTCTTCTTCCTTGCTGCCCAGAAATACATCGTCGCCGGTCTGACCGGGGGCGCGGTGAAAGGCTGA
- a CDS encoding superoxide dismutase family protein: MFRSILTAASIGALTALPVMAEQHSNGDMAEIGDSGFVTAARAEVSDREGNSIGTVTINRTLSGTSLVIVALNGVPEGAHGIHLHETGDCSADDFTSAGGHIAGEAEHGVFAENGPHPGDLPNATVGSDGAMTVEAFNARLDIESMVFDDDGAAFIVHAGPDDYITQSAGDAGERIACGVFEPA; this comes from the coding sequence ATGTTTCGATCCATCCTGACTGCCGCCAGTATCGGCGCGCTGACCGCCCTGCCCGTCATGGCAGAACAACATTCGAACGGCGACATGGCCGAAATCGGCGACAGCGGCTTCGTGACCGCGGCGCGTGCTGAAGTGTCGGACCGGGAGGGCAATTCCATCGGGACCGTCACGATCAACCGCACCTTGTCGGGCACGTCGCTGGTAATCGTGGCGCTGAATGGCGTGCCAGAGGGTGCGCATGGCATCCACCTGCACGAAACGGGCGACTGCTCGGCCGATGATTTCACCTCTGCGGGCGGTCATATCGCTGGCGAGGCTGAGCATGGTGTGTTTGCCGAGAACGGCCCGCATCCGGGTGACCTGCCGAACGCGACCGTTGGCTCTGACGGAGCCATGACCGTCGAGGCTTTCAACGCGCGTTTGGATATCGAAAGCATGGTCTTCGACGATGATGGTGCCGCGTTCATCGTGCACGCAGGCCCCGACGATTACATCACGCAGTCCGCCGGTGATGCAGGCGAGCGGATCGCCTGCGGCGTGTTCGAACCCGCCTGA
- a CDS encoding ThuA domain-containing protein: MSDPRALIFWGGWDGHDPEACAAVVATMLEEEGMAVTSVQGAEVLRSDDLTDYALIVPMMTQVASDKDGIDKLCAAVRGGVGLGGFHGGMGDAFRDSPAYQFMVGGQWVAHPGDFIDYRIEVTRPDHPLMEGIDSFDYHSEQYFMHVDPGNDVLATTTFTGEHAPEIDGTTMPVFWTRNFGKGRVFYSALGHNSAELAHPQAREVLRRGLIWATATT, from the coding sequence ATGAGCGATCCGCGCGCACTGATCTTCTGGGGCGGCTGGGACGGGCACGACCCCGAAGCCTGCGCCGCCGTCGTGGCGACGATGCTCGAAGAAGAGGGCATGGCCGTCACATCCGTTCAGGGCGCCGAAGTCCTGCGTTCTGACGACCTGACCGACTATGCGCTGATCGTGCCGATGATGACGCAGGTCGCCTCGGACAAGGACGGGATCGATAAGCTCTGCGCTGCCGTTCGTGGCGGCGTCGGCCTTGGTGGCTTTCACGGCGGCATGGGCGACGCATTTCGCGATTCCCCGGCCTACCAGTTCATGGTCGGCGGCCAGTGGGTCGCGCATCCGGGCGACTTCATTGACTACCGCATCGAGGTTACGCGCCCCGATCACCCGCTGATGGAGGGGATCGACAGCTTCGACTACCACTCCGAGCAGTATTTCATGCACGTGGACCCCGGCAACGACGTGCTCGCCACGACCACCTTCACCGGCGAACACGCGCCAGAGATCGATGGCACCACCATGCCCGTCTTCTGGACCCGCAACTTCGGCAAGGGCCGGGTTTTCTACTCGGCGCTGGGCCACAACTCCGCCGAACTCGCCCATCCCCAAGCGCGCGAAGTCCTGCGCCGCGGCCTGATCTGGGCCACCGCTACCACATAA
- the xylA gene encoding xylose isomerase, with translation MSDFFKGISPLSYNPDADDLAFRHYNPDEMLMGKRMEDHLRFAVAYWHSFAWPGGDPFGGQTFDRPWWGETMEGARLKADIAFEMFDILNAPFFCWHDHDIRPEGDTFAESKRNFDEIIDIFEQKMESSKTRLLWGTANLFSNRRFMSGAATNPDPDVYAWSAATVKDCLDATHRLNGENYVLWGGREGYETLLNTDMGQELEHMGRFLSMVVDYKHKIGFKGQILIEPKPQEPTKHQYDYDVATVYGFLQRFGLEKEVKVNIEQGHAILAGHSFEHELALARELGILGSIDMNRNDYQSGWDTDQFPNNVPEVALAYYEVLKAGGFTQGGTNFDAKLRRQSLDPSDLIAAHAGAMDVCARGLKAAAKMLEDDALEAPRRARYAGWDTDEAQKMLTGDLETVAARVTKENLNPQPRSGQQEKLENIVNRYV, from the coding sequence ATGAGCGACTTTTTCAAGGGCATCAGCCCGCTAAGCTACAACCCCGACGCCGATGATCTGGCCTTCCGCCACTACAACCCGGACGAGATGCTGATGGGCAAGCGCATGGAAGACCACCTGCGCTTTGCCGTCGCCTACTGGCACAGTTTCGCATGGCCCGGTGGCGACCCCTTCGGCGGCCAGACCTTCGACCGCCCCTGGTGGGGCGAGACGATGGAAGGCGCGCGCCTCAAGGCCGACATCGCGTTCGAGATGTTCGACATCCTGAACGCGCCGTTCTTCTGCTGGCACGACCACGACATCCGCCCCGAAGGCGACACCTTCGCCGAAAGCAAGCGCAACTTCGACGAGATCATCGATATCTTCGAGCAGAAGATGGAAAGCTCGAAGACGCGCCTTCTGTGGGGTACGGCGAACCTGTTTTCCAATCGTCGCTTCATGTCGGGTGCCGCCACCAACCCCGACCCGGACGTATATGCCTGGTCGGCGGCGACGGTGAAAGACTGCCTTGACGCCACCCACCGTCTGAACGGCGAAAACTACGTTCTGTGGGGCGGCCGCGAAGGCTACGAGACGCTGCTGAACACCGACATGGGGCAGGAACTGGAGCATATGGGCCGCTTCCTGTCGATGGTCGTCGACTACAAGCACAAGATCGGCTTCAAGGGCCAGATCCTGATCGAGCCGAAGCCGCAGGAACCCACCAAGCACCAGTATGATTACGACGTGGCGACCGTCTACGGCTTCCTCCAGCGCTTCGGGTTGGAGAAGGAGGTGAAGGTCAACATCGAGCAGGGCCATGCGATCCTTGCAGGCCATTCGTTCGAACACGAGCTGGCCTTGGCACGCGAGCTTGGCATCCTCGGCTCCATCGACATGAACCGCAACGACTACCAGTCCGGCTGGGACACCGACCAATTCCCGAACAACGTGCCGGAAGTCGCCTTGGCCTATTATGAGGTGCTGAAGGCGGGTGGCTTCACCCAAGGTGGCACCAACTTCGACGCCAAGCTGCGCCGGCAGTCGCTGGATCCGTCGGATCTGATCGCGGCCCACGCTGGGGCCATGGACGTCTGCGCGCGCGGCCTGAAGGCGGCGGCGAAGATGCTGGAAGATGACGCGCTCGAAGCCCCGCGCCGCGCCCGCTACGCCGGATGGGATACGGATGAGGCGCAGAAGATGCTGACCGGCGATCTGGAAACCGTTGCGGCGCGTGTCACAAAGGAAAACCTGAACCCGCAGCCACGCTCAGGTCAGCAGGAGAAGCTGGAAAACATCGTTAATCGCTACGTCTAG
- a CDS encoding LacI family DNA-binding transcriptional regulator gives MTRSTIHDVARVANVSLSTVDRVLNGRNSVRQSTREKVEEAVRSLGYVRNTAAANLSRQRRTRFVFLLPGGANSFMRNLEDAVVSYAKPLIAEGVDVVVRTVPAFDGAALSRELNALDTDALDGVAFVAVDAPEVRDAVQMLRRKDLPVVTLVSDLPPDLRAHFIGIDNIWAGRTAGRLLGRFCGATPGKIAVVAGALMMQDHAARYAGFRQVLTEDFPHLEPLPPIEARDDAQLAEGRLTDLLASTDGIVGIYSLGAGNRGVVAALKTIRSVPPVVVHELTEHSRDWLLKGEIDAVIRQDPAREARSAVRTLLALSLGKHLNKDENRVGIEIFLRDNLP, from the coding sequence ATGACGAGATCGACCATTCACGATGTGGCGCGCGTGGCGAATGTCAGCCTCTCTACCGTCGACCGTGTTCTGAATGGGCGCAACTCCGTCCGGCAATCGACGCGAGAGAAAGTCGAAGAGGCTGTCCGGTCGCTGGGATATGTCCGCAACACGGCTGCCGCGAACCTGTCCCGCCAGCGGCGCACGCGCTTCGTCTTCCTTCTGCCCGGCGGCGCGAACAGTTTCATGCGCAATCTGGAAGACGCAGTCGTGTCCTATGCGAAACCGCTGATTGCCGAGGGCGTCGACGTCGTGGTGCGCACGGTGCCGGCCTTCGACGGAGCGGCGTTGTCGCGCGAGTTGAACGCATTGGATACCGATGCGCTGGACGGCGTCGCCTTCGTGGCGGTGGACGCGCCAGAGGTCAGGGACGCGGTGCAGATGCTGCGGCGCAAAGACCTTCCCGTGGTAACGCTGGTATCTGATCTGCCGCCTGACCTGCGCGCGCATTTCATCGGGATCGACAATATCTGGGCGGGTCGGACGGCAGGGCGCCTTCTGGGCCGGTTCTGCGGGGCGACGCCCGGCAAGATCGCCGTCGTCGCCGGGGCGTTGATGATGCAGGACCACGCCGCGCGCTACGCAGGGTTCCGCCAGGTGCTGACAGAGGATTTCCCCCATCTGGAACCGCTCCCGCCGATCGAGGCACGCGACGATGCACAACTGGCCGAGGGCCGGTTGACCGATCTGCTGGCTTCCACCGATGGCATCGTTGGGATCTACAGTCTGGGCGCGGGCAATCGCGGTGTGGTTGCAGCGCTCAAGACGATTCGTTCCGTGCCTCCGGTCGTCGTGCATGAACTGACAGAACACTCCCGTGACTGGTTGCTGAAGGGTGAAATTGACGCGGTCATCCGTCAGGACCCGGCGCGCGAAGCGCGGTCAGCCGTGCGCACACTTCTGGCATTGTCGCTAGGCAAACATCTGAACAAAGACGAAAATCGTGTGGGGATAGAGATCTTCTTGCGCGATAATCTACCCTGA
- a CDS encoding ABC transporter substrate-binding protein — MKFYTTTALAIALTSGAAFAQQTEVNILRVQPSDEEQAFYAEVEAAYEAENPDVDVVFEYIANEAYKSKLPTLLQSDARPDIFYSWGGETLREQFEAGFLRPIGDVVSDEAMSAIPEAATNAYTVDGSLVGLPMYATEVVFWVNTDLTEQAGVDHTSIETWDDFLAAVQTLKDADITPIIAGGQDKWPVHFYWSYLALREGGPDVVTTAMSGENDGFENEAFVAAGEAMEELVALEPFQPGVIGTTYETASGMFADGMGAFHLMGDWDYLPMRGRATDGVGLSDDQLAIMSFPVISDPVSEGGDGATLGGINGWAVTADASDQAVDFLTYLLNTDNQTTIAERGIFIPIVEGSDEALPNAFFQQVAQDIQQSDYHQIFLDQFLGASVGATVNDVSADLIAGATTPEDAAAQVQEAWDFR; from the coding sequence ATGAAATTCTACACAACCACGGCGCTTGCCATCGCCCTGACCAGCGGGGCCGCTTTCGCGCAGCAGACAGAGGTCAACATCCTTCGCGTGCAGCCCAGCGACGAAGAGCAGGCCTTTTACGCCGAGGTCGAGGCCGCCTACGAGGCAGAAAATCCAGACGTGGACGTGGTCTTCGAATATATCGCGAACGAGGCCTACAAATCCAAGCTGCCCACGCTGCTTCAGTCGGATGCGCGTCCGGATATCTTCTACTCTTGGGGCGGTGAAACCCTGCGTGAGCAGTTCGAGGCCGGTTTCCTGCGCCCCATCGGCGATGTCGTGTCGGACGAGGCGATGTCTGCAATTCCAGAAGCCGCGACGAATGCCTATACCGTCGATGGCTCGCTCGTCGGCTTGCCGATGTACGCGACCGAGGTCGTGTTCTGGGTCAACACCGATCTGACCGAACAGGCGGGAGTCGATCACACCAGCATCGAGACCTGGGATGATTTCCTCGCAGCCGTGCAAACGCTCAAGGATGCAGACATCACGCCGATCATCGCAGGCGGGCAGGACAAGTGGCCGGTCCACTTCTACTGGAGCTACCTCGCCCTGCGCGAAGGCGGTCCCGATGTCGTGACGACCGCCATGTCCGGTGAAAACGACGGCTTCGAGAACGAAGCCTTCGTCGCCGCGGGCGAGGCCATGGAAGAGCTTGTCGCGCTGGAGCCATTCCAGCCGGGCGTCATCGGCACGACCTATGAAACGGCGTCGGGCATGTTCGCCGACGGGATGGGTGCGTTCCACCTCATGGGCGACTGGGACTATCTGCCCATGCGGGGCCGCGCGACTGACGGGGTTGGCCTGTCGGACGACCAGCTTGCGATCATGTCCTTCCCGGTGATCTCTGATCCTGTGAGTGAAGGCGGCGACGGTGCCACGTTGGGCGGGATCAACGGCTGGGCCGTCACGGCGGATGCCTCCGATCAGGCGGTCGATTTCCTGACCTACCTGCTGAACACCGACAATCAGACGACCATCGCGGAACGTGGCATCTTCATTCCGATCGTCGAAGGCTCGGATGAGGCGCTTCCCAACGCGTTCTTCCAGCAGGTGGCACAGGACATCCAGCAGTCCGACTATCACCAGATATTTCTTGACCAATTCCTGGGGGCGTCCGTCGGCGCGACCGTGAACGATGTGTCTGCCGATCTGATCGCCGGGGCCACGACCCCCGAAGACGCGGCGGCACAAGTCCAGGAAGCCTGGGACTTCCGCTGA
- a CDS encoding Gfo/Idh/MocA family protein translates to MTGIGIIGCGVISGIYLDNIARLSGLELRAVADAKADAAQKVGQARDVPALSVEDLLARDDIDIVVNLTIPAAHAPVGRQILGAGKHLYLEKPLSASLNAAQDLMQLAEDRGLHVGCAPDTFLGGGLQAARAALDAGKIGRAIGGSATMMVAGHERWHPNPDFYYSAPGGGALMDMGPYYLTALVNLLGPVREVASLSSRPRSERRIATGDRAGQTLPVEVDTHLLGLLAFETGALIQIAMSFDVQTHWHSPLEVYGTEGSMRLPDPNRFDGEVTFGDETTMPASDRVYGAGNWRGIGLADMADAIATGRDHRASGALALHVLEVIDALHHAADTKRTIHIKSDCTRPLALETELT, encoded by the coding sequence ATGACCGGCATCGGGATCATCGGCTGCGGTGTCATCAGCGGCATCTACCTCGATAATATCGCCCGCCTGTCGGGGCTGGAGTTGCGGGCCGTCGCGGATGCGAAGGCGGACGCCGCGCAAAAAGTCGGGCAGGCGCGCGATGTGCCCGCCCTGTCGGTCGAAGACCTGCTGGCCCGCGACGATATCGACATTGTCGTGAATCTGACGATCCCCGCCGCACACGCGCCGGTCGGTCGGCAAATCCTAGGGGCGGGCAAGCACCTCTACCTCGAAAAACCACTCTCTGCCTCGCTGAACGCTGCACAAGACCTGATGCAATTGGCCGAAGATCGCGGCCTGCACGTCGGTTGCGCACCGGACACCTTTCTGGGCGGCGGCCTTCAAGCGGCCCGCGCCGCCCTCGATGCCGGGAAGATCGGGCGGGCGATCGGCGGCAGCGCCACGATGATGGTCGCGGGCCACGAACGCTGGCACCCGAACCCGGACTTCTACTACAGCGCCCCCGGCGGCGGCGCGCTGATGGACATGGGGCCGTACTACCTGACCGCTTTGGTCAATCTGCTCGGTCCCGTGCGCGAGGTCGCGTCCCTGTCCAGCCGCCCGCGCAGCGAACGCCGCATTGCCACCGGTGACCGCGCCGGACAGACCCTCCCGGTCGAGGTCGACACACATTTGCTGGGCCTTCTGGCTTTTGAGACCGGCGCGCTCATTCAGATCGCCATGAGCTTCGACGTCCAGACCCACTGGCACAGCCCGCTCGAAGTGTATGGCACCGAAGGCTCCATGCGCCTGCCGGATCCCAACCGCTTCGACGGCGAAGTCACCTTCGGCGACGAAACGACCATGCCCGCGTCCGACCGCGTATATGGCGCAGGCAACTGGCGCGGGATCGGTCTGGCGGACATGGCGGACGCAATTGCAACGGGTCGCGATCACCGGGCGAGCGGCGCGCTGGCGCTTCACGTCCTTGAAGTCATTGACGCGCTGCACCACGCCGCCGACACCAAGAGAACCATCCACATCAAAAGCGACTGCACTCGACCGCTGGCGCTGGAAACGGAACTGACATGA
- a CDS encoding glycoside hydrolase family 43 protein, with amino-acid sequence MKITNPILPGFNPDPSIVRVGDDYYIATSTFEWYPGVQIHHSRDLKNWRLVTRPLDRATQLDMRGDPDSGGVWAPCLSYADGQFWLIYSDVKRRDGAWKDSHNYLVTAPSIDGPWSDRVHLNSSGFDPSLFHDADGRKWLLNMIWNHNKQGGDRFGGIVMQEYSVAEQKLTGEIHNIYRGTDHKLVEGPHLYRRDGWYYLLTAEGGTGYDHAATMARSRDLFGPYETDPAKHVLTSKDTDPDHLLQRAGHADIVETQSGEHFMVHLCSRPLEETRTIVTNTSIHADDVRRSPLGRETSIQRLIWEEGAFPRLAHGGPAPATEIDGPDLPEAPVDAIPTRRTFEDGLPPEFQWLRTPDADRLFSTTERAGALRIFGRESPGSQFEHALVARRQDAIHYTAETELEMTPGDYQHFAGLIAWYGRNKFHYLAVTADEAGGRVLTIYSCAADWPDAAISYPVEPIPLPADGPIRLGCDVDSSELRFRYATEGGDWIDTGVVLDQSAISDEAGNGPGNNFTGAFVGMCAHDTSGRGRFADFLSFTYEARNG; translated from the coding sequence ATGAAAATCACCAACCCCATCCTGCCCGGCTTCAACCCCGATCCTTCTATCGTGCGGGTCGGCGATGATTACTACATCGCGACCTCCACCTTCGAATGGTATCCTGGCGTCCAGATCCATCACTCGCGCGACCTGAAGAACTGGCGGTTGGTGACCCGCCCGCTGGACCGAGCGACACAGCTCGACATGCGCGGCGACCCGGACTCCGGTGGTGTCTGGGCTCCGTGCCTTAGCTATGCGGACGGGCAGTTCTGGCTGATCTACTCGGACGTGAAGCGCCGCGATGGGGCGTGGAAGGACAGCCACAACTATCTTGTCACCGCGCCCTCCATCGATGGGCCGTGGTCCGACCGGGTCCATCTGAATTCGTCGGGCTTCGATCCGTCATTGTTCCACGACGCGGACGGGCGGAAGTGGCTTTTGAACATGATCTGGAACCACAACAAGCAGGGCGGCGACCGCTTCGGCGGGATCGTCATGCAGGAATATTCCGTCGCCGAGCAGAAGCTGACCGGCGAGATCCACAACATCTATCGCGGCACCGATCACAAGCTGGTCGAGGGGCCGCATCTCTATCGCCGTGACGGCTGGTATTATCTGCTGACTGCCGAAGGGGGCACCGGCTACGACCATGCGGCCACGATGGCCCGCTCGCGCGACCTGTTCGGCCCCTACGAGACCGATCCGGCCAAACACGTGCTTACTTCGAAGGACACCGACCCCGATCACCTGCTGCAGCGCGCCGGGCACGCCGACATCGTCGAGACGCAATCCGGTGAGCACTTCATGGTCCACCTGTGCTCGCGCCCCTTGGAGGAAACGCGAACCATCGTCACCAACACGAGCATCCACGCCGATGACGTGCGCCGCTCTCCATTGGGGCGTGAGACTTCGATCCAACGGTTGATCTGGGAGGAGGGTGCGTTCCCGCGCCTTGCCCACGGCGGTCCGGCCCCCGCAACCGAGATCGACGGCCCCGATTTGCCCGAAGCCCCCGTGGACGCGATCCCCACGCGACGCACCTTCGAAGACGGTTTACCGCCAGAGTTCCAGTGGCTGCGCACGCCCGACGCCGACCGCTTGTTCTCGACCACCGAACGCGCCGGCGCGCTGCGCATATTCGGTCGCGAAAGCCCCGGCTCCCAATTTGAACACGCCCTTGTCGCCCGGCGCCAAGACGCGATCCATTACACTGCGGAAACAGAGCTGGAGATGACGCCCGGCGACTACCAGCATTTCGCGGGTCTGATCGCGTGGTACGGGCGCAACAAGTTCCACTACCTCGCCGTCACCGCCGACGAGGCGGGCGGGCGCGTCCTGACGATTTACAGCTGCGCTGCCGATTGGCCCGACGCTGCGATCAGCTATCCCGTAGAGCCGATTCCGCTGCCCGCCGACGGCCCGATCCGCCTTGGCTGCGACGTGGACTCTTCTGAGTTGCGCTTTCGCTACGCAACCGAAGGTGGCGATTGGATCGACACCGGCGTCGTGCTCGACCAGTCCGCCATCTCGGACGAGGCGGGCAACGGTCCGGGCAACAATTTCACCGGAGCCTTCGTCGGCATGTGCGCCCACGACACCTCTGGCCGCGGGCGTTTCGCCGATTTCCTGTCGTTTACCTACGAGGCCCGCAATGGCTGA
- a CDS encoding ABC transporter ATP-binding protein — translation MAEVRLENVTKSFGNLTVIPDLSLSVPDKSFTVLVGPSGCGKSTLLRLIAGLERPTSGTIRIGGDDVTDDEPSKRGISMVFQSYALYPHMTVARNIDFGLRISNMPAEEREKRLAEAARILALEDYLDRKPSELSGGQRQRVAIGRSIVRNPKVFLFDEPLSNLDAALRTQMRVELAELHQSIDSTMIYVTHDQVEAMTLADQIVVMNKGHIEQIGTPMDLYDTPASVFVAGFIGSPKMNLLPGKAVGRPDVATVGIRPEDVEVTEGEGWETKARVVETLGSDTIAYVRVENVGEMTVRLPGHIRIQGGERLKLHADPARYHHFDQDGRRIERTEVSA, via the coding sequence ATGGCTGAAGTCCGCCTGGAGAATGTCACCAAGTCCTTCGGAAACCTGACGGTCATCCCTGACCTGTCGCTGTCCGTGCCCGACAAGTCCTTCACCGTGCTGGTCGGCCCATCGGGCTGCGGCAAGTCTACCTTGTTGCGCCTGATTGCGGGATTGGAGCGTCCCACCAGCGGCACCATCCGCATCGGCGGTGACGACGTGACCGATGACGAGCCATCCAAGCGCGGCATCTCGATGGTGTTCCAGTCCTACGCGCTGTATCCGCACATGACCGTGGCGCGGAACATCGACTTCGGCCTCCGCATCTCGAACATGCCCGCCGAGGAGCGTGAAAAGCGGCTGGCAGAGGCGGCACGCATCCTTGCGCTGGAAGACTACCTGGATCGCAAGCCCTCGGAACTGTCGGGCGGTCAGCGTCAGCGCGTCGCCATCGGACGGTCCATCGTGCGCAACCCCAAGGTGTTCCTGTTCGACGAGCCTCTGTCGAACCTAGATGCCGCCCTGCGCACGCAGATGCGCGTCGAACTGGCCGAGCTGCACCAATCCATCGACTCCACGATGATCTATGTCACCCACGATCAGGTCGAGGCGATGACGCTCGCAGACCAGATCGTCGTGATGAACAAGGGCCATATCGAACAGATCGGCACGCCGATGGACCTGTATGACACGCCCGCTTCGGTCTTCGTCGCGGGCTTCATCGGTTCGCCCAAAATGAACCTTCTGCCCGGTAAAGCCGTCGGCAGGCCTGACGTCGCAACGGTCGGCATCCGCCCCGAAGACGTGGAAGTCACCGAAGGCGAGGGCTGGGAGACGAAGGCCCGCGTGGTCGAAACGCTGGGCTCGGACACCATCGCCTATGTGCGGGTGGAGAACGTGGGCGAGATGACCGTCCGCCTGCCGGGCCACATCCGCATCCAAGGGGGTGAGCGGTTGAAGCTGCACGCCGACCCCGCACGCTACCATCATTTCGATCAAGACGGTCGCCGCATCGAACGGACAGAAGTATCCGCATGA
- a CDS encoding carbohydrate ABC transporter permease, translated as MSDATSPPDRRLAFKDRVRRAATNGRLTAGLILLPPALILFTLFVMLPLGESGMYAFYDWNGYGTPEDFVGLRNFEQMLGHSVFSVAVWNTVKIVLISLLIQMPLALLLALMIYKKTPTNAFFRLIFFVPYIMAEVAAGLIWSFVFDGNYGVTASIAATLGIDRFFVLADRDLAFYAVMVVIVWKYFGFHMMIYIAALQGVPDDQIEAAQIEGATRTQVVRHVQIPHIKPAIAVSAFFAIIGALQVFDVIIPLTNGGPSNQTHTIVTYLYEFGLTRLRIGYGSAVGVVLFVVAVLVAVFYQRIFMKKGTA; from the coding sequence ATGTCAGACGCTACTTCGCCACCGGATCGCCGGCTGGCATTCAAGGATCGTGTGCGCCGCGCCGCCACGAACGGCCGTTTGACGGCGGGTCTGATCCTGCTGCCGCCCGCACTGATCCTGTTCACGCTGTTCGTCATGCTCCCCCTTGGGGAATCCGGCATGTATGCCTTCTACGACTGGAATGGCTACGGCACGCCCGAGGATTTCGTCGGCCTGCGCAACTTCGAGCAGATGCTCGGCCACTCTGTCTTTTCCGTCGCGGTTTGGAACACGGTTAAGATCGTCCTGATCTCACTGCTGATCCAGATGCCGTTGGCGCTGCTGCTGGCGCTGATGATCTACAAGAAGACGCCGACCAACGCGTTCTTCCGCCTTATCTTCTTCGTTCCCTACATCATGGCAGAGGTCGCCGCCGGTCTGATCTGGAGCTTCGTGTTCGACGGGAACTACGGCGTCACCGCCTCTATCGCTGCGACGTTGGGGATTGATCGCTTCTTCGTGCTCGCAGACCGCGATCTGGCCTTCTACGCCGTCATGGTCGTGATCGTCTGGAAATACTTCGGCTTTCACATGATGATCTACATCGCCGCCCTGCAGGGCGTGCCAGACGACCAGATAGAGGCCGCGCAGATCGAAGGTGCCACCCGCACCCAGGTCGTGCGTCACGTGCAAATCCCGCACATCAAGCCCGCTATCGCCGTCAGCGCCTTCTTCGCCATCATCGGCGCGTTGCAGGTCTTCGACGTCATCATCCCGCTGACCAATGGCGGCCCGTCCAACCAGACGCACACCATCGTCACCTACCTGTATGAGTTCGGCCTGACGCGCCTGCGCATCGGCTATGGCAGTGCGGTCGGCGTGGTCCTGTTCGTCGTCGCCGTGCTGGTGGCGGTCTTCTACCAGCGCATCTTCATGAAGAAAGGAACGGCATGA